In Daucus carota subsp. sativus chromosome 4, DH1 v3.0, whole genome shotgun sequence, one DNA window encodes the following:
- the LOC108216048 gene encoding uncharacterized protein LOC108216048, which translates to MEMVALRTEAVAVKKLIVSTFVVETVLAAQRSVLCLLLLADVLLKIKDRLLDLIGGDQRFPVEELHRRKRPETENVDGSDTEDDEEDDDDVEQDDDEGDEDFSGEEGGDDDEEGDPEEDPVANGNGGSGDEDDEDEDGDGDEDEDGEDEEDDEEDEDEEDAPPAKKRK; encoded by the exons ATGGAGATGGTGGCTTTGAGGACTGAAGCTGTGGCTGTCAAGAAGCTAATTGTGTCTACTTTTGTTGTTGAAACTGTCTTGGCTGCTCAAAGATCCGTGCTTTGCTTGCTCTTGCTG GCTGATGTCTTGCTGAAAATTAAAGACAGATTGCTGGATTTGATTGGTGGTGATCAAAG GTTTCCTGTGGAGGAGCTTCACAGAAGGAAACGCCCTGAAACGGAAAATGTAGATGGCAGTGATACCGAGGATGACGAGGAAGACGATGATGATGTTGAACAGGATGATGATGAAGGAGATGAAGATTTCTCCGGTGAAGAGGGAGGTGATGACGACGAAGAGGGAGATCCCGAGGAGGATCCAGTGGCAAATGGTAATGGCGGCAGTGGCGACGAAGATGACGAGGACGAGGATGGTGATGGCGACGAAGATGAGGATGGCGAAGACGAGGAGGACGACGAAGAAGACGAGGACGAAGAGGATGCACCTCCAGCGAAGAAGAGAAAGTAA